The following coding sequences are from one Parabacteroides pacaensis window:
- a CDS encoding CorA family divalent cation transporter: protein MEKIYSYHIFYFPFKWSLPNEENKLFSEQVDWNHIPVEPFSPWERVQLSKDDECIHLDKEQKQDREELFNEQQYYFEFVHPVLYDMEGNMSQIIAHYERRELQKSEVYYHIKRTDKEYILRVKSINLNIYSTGIGMLTFFLENQRSDQREPIDIRNINQYGRRIMPPYYGALKSRNVIANCITIRGLQRDDNRYCDDFAKYKLTDSWKPANFVTNLITDFSSALKVVPVIDDRMFVNCWYGNNQLIDTFKGKDEEKVQEFVMGDFWYKYVFVDEGTDDTCQNDKMKKELLKESTYYRWQKYGSLFGVSRYSLVLLADEESFEFLGTHMRTIYSRMLELVLVQRASMLKFSEEVTKVSSLSGKSNRLIAERIGSLYKEYIRFINQIYFRDITAQDQGIELYKMMTKQFNSDAQIKDLDSEIEELHQYITLLIDQKRSENGELLNILAAIFLPATILTGLFGMNAFHGEFNGGDFALQLILIIIASAVAYFILKKRRI, encoded by the coding sequence ATGGAAAAGATATACAGTTATCATATTTTCTATTTTCCTTTTAAATGGTCGTTACCGAATGAAGAGAACAAACTGTTTTCCGAACAAGTCGATTGGAATCATATTCCGGTAGAGCCGTTTTCTCCTTGGGAAAGAGTCCAATTATCTAAGGACGATGAATGTATTCATTTGGATAAAGAGCAAAAGCAAGACAGGGAGGAATTATTTAACGAGCAACAATATTATTTTGAGTTCGTGCATCCCGTATTATATGACATGGAAGGAAATATGAGCCAGATCATAGCCCACTATGAACGTCGTGAACTCCAAAAGTCTGAGGTATATTACCATATAAAGCGTACTGATAAGGAATATATTTTACGTGTAAAATCGATAAATTTGAATATATATTCTACAGGCATAGGTATGTTAACATTCTTTTTGGAGAACCAGCGTAGTGACCAACGGGAACCGATAGACATTCGGAATATAAACCAATATGGACGACGGATCATGCCTCCTTATTACGGAGCATTGAAATCGCGAAATGTAATTGCAAATTGTATCACAATAAGGGGATTACAGAGAGACGACAATCGATATTGCGATGACTTTGCAAAATATAAATTAACGGATAGTTGGAAGCCTGCAAATTTTGTAACCAATCTGATTACAGATTTCTCTTCTGCTTTAAAAGTTGTACCCGTAATAGACGACAGGATGTTTGTCAACTGCTGGTATGGAAATAATCAGTTAATCGATACGTTTAAAGGGAAAGATGAAGAAAAAGTCCAAGAATTTGTCATGGGAGATTTTTGGTATAAATATGTTTTCGTGGATGAAGGAACGGATGATACCTGCCAAAATGATAAAATGAAAAAAGAGCTTTTAAAAGAAAGTACGTATTACCGTTGGCAAAAGTACGGGAGTTTATTCGGGGTATCCCGTTACTCCTTGGTATTATTAGCTGATGAAGAATCTTTCGAATTTTTAGGAACACACATGCGAACGATTTATTCGCGGATGTTAGAACTGGTATTAGTCCAACGGGCATCCATGTTAAAGTTTTCGGAAGAGGTAACAAAAGTCAGCAGTTTGTCTGGAAAAAGTAACCGGCTTATTGCCGAAAGAATCGGGTCGCTTTATAAAGAATATATCCGTTTTATAAATCAAATTTATTTTAGGGATATAACAGCTCAAGATCAAGGAATAGAATTATATAAAATGATGACTAAACAGTTTAATTCGGATGCCCAGATAAAAGACTTGGATAGTGAGATAGAAGAGTTGCACCAATATATCACTCTATTAATTGACCAGAAGCGAAGTGAAAATGGCGAATTGCTGAATATATTGGCTGCGATATTTTTACCGGCTACCATATTAACCGGACTGTTTGGAATGAATGCATTTCACGGAGAGTTTAATGGCGGCGATTTTGCTTTACAGTTAATACTTATTATTATAGCGTCAGCAGTAGCTTATTTTATATTAAAGAAAAGGAGGATTTAA
- the cas6 gene encoding CRISPR system precrRNA processing endoribonuclease RAMP protein Cas6: protein MKQHMHPDINAFYTSIQSLYFHELKICISATDKVYLDGWLGAALRNNLLYAAERVQVGGKISLREIMNILPIESSHPLYKEMVGGFPKGFSLNLLSHQQAISSSHLEPGERICFSLLLLGNFSRYYIEFIQAVDLMCQTGIGYPRVPFRLESIVECRKDDTGYRWDKEWRIDFPPLRFPVYVTDFFNNKFKENEQEIEIKYSVPINLYNQIRQKKSSQSYQDRQNGFPGFYQMIRSLAHRLVKLTALYIYPETPTYYLEASACIEPFIQYSVSVILASANLRQVQLYSTPKEGSVNRIHFTGYVGKTSFTGYFNYYIPLLLFGRSIGVGYNLVYGLGQYEISKVQS from the coding sequence ATGAAACAACATATGCACCCCGATATTAACGCCTTTTATACCTCTATTCAAAGTCTATATTTTCATGAATTGAAAATATGTATATCAGCAACTGATAAAGTTTATTTAGATGGCTGGTTAGGTGCTGCTTTACGAAATAATTTGCTTTATGCGGCAGAACGAGTACAAGTAGGAGGAAAAATCTCTTTACGTGAAATTATGAATATTTTGCCTATTGAGTCTTCTCATCCTTTATACAAGGAAATGGTAGGCGGTTTTCCGAAAGGATTTAGTTTGAATCTCTTATCCCATCAACAAGCCATTTCCTCTTCCCATTTAGAACCGGGAGAAAGAATCTGTTTTTCTTTATTACTACTAGGAAATTTCTCCCGTTATTATATCGAATTTATCCAGGCAGTCGATTTAATGTGCCAGACCGGTATCGGTTATCCCCGGGTTCCTTTCCGGCTGGAATCTATCGTTGAATGCCGGAAGGACGACACAGGATACAGATGGGACAAAGAGTGGCGGATAGACTTTCCTCCCTTACGTTTTCCTGTGTATGTGACTGATTTTTTTAATAATAAATTTAAGGAAAACGAGCAGGAAATAGAAATAAAATATTCTGTACCGATTAATTTATATAACCAAATCCGTCAAAAGAAATCCTCCCAAAGTTATCAAGACCGGCAAAATGGATTTCCCGGATTTTATCAAATGATTCGGTCTTTGGCTCATCGATTAGTAAAGCTTACGGCTTTATATATTTATCCTGAAACGCCTACCTATTACCTAGAAGCTAGTGCCTGTATCGAACCTTTTATACAGTATTCCGTATCTGTTATATTGGCTTCTGCCAATCTCCGACAGGTACAACTCTATAGTACTCCTAAAGAAGGATCTGTTAACCGGATTCATTTTACAGGATATGTGGGGAAAACATCCTTTACAGGATATTTTAATTATTATATACCGTTACTTTTATTTGGTCGCTCTATTGGCGTGGGATATAATTTAGTATATGGATTAGGTCAGTATGAAATTAGTAAAGTACAAAGTTGA
- a CDS encoding acyltransferase, which translates to MKQVNGQNNEMTIIFPNERIDCFSSQNEKFNKIIHQANITITGNNNHISLCFDSEESAEELLVSDGFLLIVKGDNNIINLGTIILRYSTILGMTGLKLIVGQLPGLGPGVSRVANNCRVDIGNRVVINGITLYLQEDNSHVSIGDDSQLSWGIDIWCTDAHTITNLKGEPINFAQSIEIGKHVWIGKDVKIGKNVRIPDNSIVGWGSIVTKKFDEPNVIIAGTPAKIVKRGINWDRKCINKYLNK; encoded by the coding sequence ATGAAACAGGTCAACGGACAAAACAATGAGATGACAATAATTTTTCCGAATGAAAGAATTGATTGTTTTTCTTCTCAAAATGAGAAATTTAATAAGATCATTCATCAAGCAAACATTACAATCACAGGAAATAATAATCATATCTCTCTATGTTTCGATTCTGAAGAGAGTGCAGAAGAATTATTAGTTAGTGACGGATTTCTTCTCATCGTAAAAGGGGATAACAACATTATAAACTTGGGAACGATCATCCTACGTTATTCCACTATATTAGGTATGACAGGATTAAAACTCATTGTCGGACAATTACCGGGATTAGGACCTGGCGTATCAAGAGTAGCGAACAACTGCCGGGTAGATATTGGGAATCGCGTAGTAATAAACGGAATTACACTATACTTACAAGAAGATAATTCGCATGTCAGCATTGGAGATGACAGCCAGTTAAGTTGGGGTATTGATATATGGTGCACTGATGCGCATACCATAACAAACTTGAAAGGCGAACCGATTAATTTCGCTCAAAGCATAGAAATTGGTAAACATGTATGGATAGGAAAAGACGTAAAAATTGGCAAAAATGTAAGAATCCCAGATAATAGTATTGTTGGGTGGGGAAGTATCGTTACAAAAAAATTTGATGAGCCGAATGTTATCATTGCCGGTACTCCTGCTAAAATTGTAAAAAGGGGAATAAATTGGGACCGTAAATGCATTAATAAATATCTGAATAAATAA
- a CDS encoding hybrid sensor histidine kinase/response regulator translates to MGKYDHLSKADLVKLLEERDNIRDFSMPDSGFYDEKKIKKIISDVLMLLFSSEKKDSIDRALHLLMNFFDTDWVYVATLDKDQKIADFLYEVTSKWVHTSKEDASELTSDTIPWMIDTILKGEDIILTDIDNLPPEACIDKLLLEAQGLLSMLVIPITYNGEVRGMIGFDSMRVRRHWTLAEVQNLHIIANIFSIIIERVQIKNDIETSRARLIESDVKFKMIFENLPIGVELYDVNATLLDLNDADAAIFGTSKQSLIGINLLDDPSLPDELKKALTEGRNFACSWEYSFKRTKKWNVYDFQVQRNIKYLQIKGVSLYDKELGRIGFLLIITDNTEAHLKAEQTEDNLATLKAILLSGHSMVAEYDTVKQELFVNPMINNNLDDNDFFALFKKCSYLPQQELMQLVHPDDYNTQFSLFREVAAGTKTDCTAIVRIVLCEKIIWLRTNIQAYKIGVDGKPSKVVSYVTNITEEKELEIKLQTVERESRQAELEKQKAQEADKLKSAFLANMSHEIRTPLNAIVGFSSLMAETEDRDEQKNYLGIINKNSELLLGLISDILDFSKIESGKLDYTLSDVDLKEICMELCTILSLKTHSGVQMIFQRDVHPSIFFHTDAKRMTQVIFNLLSNAVKFTFQGSITLSYKKQGENVYIEVADTGKGIPEKYIESIFQRFVKVDEFEQGTGLGLPICKTIIESLHGKMGVRSVWGKGSVFWFTLPIRVEKAATDKIIVPVENGENEKTDQPLSSTLCHRSDNPVILIAEDVAENYHLLEVLFGKKYTLVHAWNGEEAVAYYQQYAPALILMDIKMPVMDGFEAACKIRSFSSDIPIIALTAFAFENEKQHAWECKFNEYLVKPLNIPLLKKTLNKYLDHWPQLIS, encoded by the coding sequence ATGGGGAAGTATGATCATCTGTCAAAGGCCGATTTAGTAAAATTACTAGAAGAACGCGATAATATCCGGGATTTCAGCATGCCGGATAGTGGTTTTTATGACGAGAAAAAGATAAAAAAGATAATATCAGATGTATTAATGCTGCTATTTTCTTCCGAGAAAAAAGACTCGATCGATCGAGCATTACATTTATTGATGAACTTTTTTGATACGGATTGGGTATACGTAGCCACGCTTGACAAGGACCAAAAGATAGCTGATTTTTTATATGAAGTGACAAGTAAATGGGTTCATACGTCTAAAGAAGATGCTTCGGAGCTTACCAGCGATACGATTCCCTGGATGATCGATACCATTTTAAAAGGAGAAGATATCATATTAACGGATATTGATAATTTACCTCCGGAGGCTTGCATAGATAAATTGTTGTTGGAGGCACAAGGACTTTTATCGATGTTGGTTATTCCTATTACTTATAACGGAGAAGTACGCGGAATGATAGGGTTTGACTCCATGCGGGTACGACGTCATTGGACATTGGCGGAAGTACAGAACCTGCATATTATAGCGAATATATTTTCTATTATTATTGAACGGGTACAAATAAAAAATGATATTGAAACCTCCCGGGCCCGGTTAATTGAAAGCGACGTCAAGTTTAAAATGATTTTTGAAAACCTCCCGATAGGGGTGGAATTATATGATGTGAACGCCACGCTGCTGGATTTGAATGATGCCGATGCAGCCATATTCGGAACTTCTAAGCAATCTTTAATAGGAATTAATTTGTTAGATGATCCGAGTTTGCCGGATGAATTGAAAAAAGCTCTGACAGAAGGAAGAAATTTTGCTTGTTCTTGGGAATATTCTTTTAAAAGAACAAAAAAGTGGAATGTATATGATTTTCAGGTACAGAGAAATATAAAATATTTGCAAATAAAAGGAGTCTCTTTGTACGATAAAGAACTTGGACGAATAGGCTTTTTGCTTATTATAACGGATAATACGGAAGCCCATTTAAAGGCGGAACAGACCGAAGATAACTTGGCTACTTTAAAAGCTATTTTACTTTCCGGGCACTCCATGGTAGCAGAATATGATACGGTAAAACAAGAGTTATTTGTTAACCCGATGATCAATAATAATCTGGATGATAATGATTTCTTTGCGTTGTTTAAAAAATGTTCTTATCTTCCTCAGCAAGAATTGATGCAACTGGTTCATCCGGACGACTATAATACTCAATTTTCTTTGTTTAGAGAAGTGGCAGCCGGGACAAAGACCGATTGCACAGCTATAGTTCGCATTGTACTTTGTGAAAAAATCATCTGGCTACGCACTAATATACAAGCTTATAAAATAGGAGTAGACGGAAAACCGAGCAAAGTTGTCTCGTATGTAACAAATATTACAGAAGAAAAGGAATTGGAAATCAAGCTTCAGACGGTAGAACGAGAGAGTCGCCAAGCAGAATTGGAAAAGCAAAAAGCTCAGGAAGCCGATAAACTAAAATCTGCATTCCTGGCGAATATGAGTCATGAGATACGGACTCCATTAAATGCGATTGTGGGTTTTTCATCTTTGATGGCTGAAACGGAAGATAGGGATGAGCAGAAAAATTATTTAGGCATTATTAATAAGAATAGTGAATTATTGCTTGGATTGATTTCGGATATTTTGGATTTTTCTAAAATAGAATCCGGCAAGTTGGACTATACTTTGTCGGATGTCGATTTGAAAGAGATTTGTATGGAGCTTTGTACTATTCTTTCTTTGAAAACGCACTCCGGCGTTCAAATGATATTCCAGAGGGATGTTCACCCGTCTATTTTTTTTCATACAGATGCGAAGCGGATGACGCAGGTAATCTTCAATTTGCTTTCGAATGCCGTTAAGTTTACTTTTCAAGGTTCTATTACCTTGTCTTATAAGAAACAAGGCGAGAATGTATATATAGAAGTTGCAGATACAGGTAAAGGGATTCCGGAAAAATACATAGAGAGCATTTTTCAACGTTTCGTGAAAGTAGACGAGTTTGAGCAGGGAACAGGCTTGGGCTTACCTATTTGTAAAACCATAATAGAAAGCTTACATGGTAAAATGGGAGTACGTTCCGTATGGGGAAAGGGTTCGGTATTTTGGTTTACTCTTCCTATACGGGTGGAAAAAGCGGCAACTGACAAAATCATAGTACCCGTGGAAAATGGAGAAAATGAAAAAACAGACCAGCCTCTTTCTTCTACTCTTTGCCACCGATCTGATAACCCTGTAATTTTAATAGCAGAAGATGTTGCGGAAAATTATCATTTACTGGAAGTATTGTTCGGAAAAAAATATACATTGGTTCATGCGTGGAATGGGGAAGAAGCGGTAGCTTATTATCAACAATATGCTCCTGCTTTAATCCTGATGGATATTAAAATGCCGGTTATGGATGGGTTTGAAGCGGCTTGTAAAATCAGAAGTTTTTCGTCCGATATTCCTATTATAGCCCTCACCGCATTTGCTTTTGAAAATGAAAAGCAACATGCTTGGGAATGCAAGTTCAATGAGTATTTAGTAAAGCCTTTGAATATCCCTTTGCTAAAGAAGACGTTAAATAAATATTTAGACCATTGGCCGCAATTAATTTCCTAG
- a CDS encoding RelA/SpoT family protein, with amino-acid sequence MAMSNTPDIKSAEEQIIQQAFDDLLNDYLNSNHRRKVELITKAFNFANQAHAGAKRRSGEPYIMHPLAVARIVCREMGLGSTSICSALLHDVVEDTEYTVEDINNMFGPKIAQIVDGLTKISGGIFGEQASAQAENFRKLLLTMSDDIRVILIKIADRLHNMRTLGSMLPAKQFKIAGETLYLYAPMAHRLGLFSIKTELEDLSFKYEHPEEYAFIKQKLKSTEKDRQILYDHFAAPVLEKLNNMGLTYEMRARVKSVYSIWNKMQSKGVTFEEIYDLFAVRIIFDPLPGIDEKNVCWDIYSAITDIYRIRPDRIRDWVSRPKANGYQALHLTVMGPDGQWIEIQIRSRRMDDIAEKGFAAHWKYKENNVEEDTELDKWLQTITEILESPDPNALDFLDTIKLNLFSSEIFVFTPKGDIKTLPQGATALDFAYALHTNLGNSCIGAKVNHRLVPLSHPLTSGDQVEILTSRSQTPQPEWLNFVTTAKARTRIDAVLKKFRKEMAKKGENKVVAALEHSEVDAGIPNQDKLAVYYGFAKREEFFFAVGKEEIVLPENVKKILKEKTDNVLFKYVKQALGVVKNQKPEEKAVPIEKIRFDKTKPYTLKEEAFERNYVIADCCKPIPGDDAFGFINDDNTVIVHKRSCPIGLKLKSSFGERILTTEWSSHKNASFEATLEIKGIDSIGVLNDITKTISDDFSVNIQRLLIEAKDGVFDGKIKMYVHDVEDIQKMCVALSKIKNVKAVGRVAD; translated from the coding sequence ATGGCTATGAGCAACACACCAGATATTAAATCGGCAGAAGAGCAAATAATTCAGCAGGCCTTTGACGACTTGCTTAACGACTATTTAAACTCTAACCATCGCCGGAAAGTAGAGCTTATCACGAAAGCTTTCAATTTCGCCAATCAAGCGCATGCCGGAGCAAAACGCCGTTCGGGCGAACCTTACATTATGCATCCTTTGGCAGTGGCACGAATTGTTTGCCGCGAAATGGGATTAGGATCTACCTCGATCTGTTCGGCTTTGCTTCATGATGTGGTGGAAGATACGGAATATACAGTAGAAGATATTAACAATATGTTCGGGCCGAAGATTGCTCAAATAGTGGATGGCCTGACGAAAATATCAGGAGGTATTTTCGGAGAACAGGCATCTGCTCAAGCTGAAAATTTTCGCAAGCTGCTTCTCACGATGAGTGATGATATCCGGGTAATCCTGATAAAAATTGCCGACCGGTTGCATAACATGCGTACGCTAGGTTCCATGCTTCCTGCCAAACAGTTCAAGATTGCAGGAGAAACGCTTTATCTTTACGCGCCTATGGCCCATAGGCTGGGTTTATTTTCTATTAAAACCGAACTGGAAGATTTAAGTTTTAAGTATGAGCACCCGGAAGAATATGCTTTTATCAAACAAAAACTAAAATCTACAGAGAAAGACCGGCAAATATTATATGACCATTTCGCGGCTCCCGTATTGGAGAAATTAAATAATATGGGGTTGACGTATGAAATGCGTGCCCGCGTAAAGTCCGTTTATTCCATTTGGAACAAGATGCAGAGTAAAGGGGTTACTTTTGAAGAAATATACGATCTTTTTGCAGTACGTATTATTTTCGATCCGCTGCCGGGTATTGATGAAAAGAACGTATGCTGGGATATTTATTCCGCTATCACAGATATTTACCGGATCAGGCCTGACCGGATACGGGATTGGGTAAGCCGGCCCAAAGCAAACGGTTACCAGGCTCTTCACCTTACCGTAATGGGACCTGACGGGCAATGGATAGAAATCCAGATACGTAGCCGCAGAATGGATGACATTGCCGAAAAAGGATTCGCGGCCCACTGGAAATACAAAGAAAATAATGTAGAGGAAGATACGGAATTAGACAAATGGCTGCAAACAATTACCGAGATTTTGGAGAGCCCGGACCCGAATGCATTGGATTTCCTGGATACGATCAAACTAAATCTTTTTTCTTCGGAAATATTCGTTTTTACGCCGAAAGGGGACATTAAGACTTTGCCTCAAGGGGCTACGGCTCTGGACTTCGCTTATGCTTTACATACCAACTTAGGAAATAGTTGTATCGGTGCTAAAGTAAATCACCGGTTAGTTCCTTTAAGTCATCCATTAACGAGCGGTGACCAGGTAGAAATTCTTACGTCCCGTTCTCAAACGCCTCAACCAGAATGGCTCAATTTCGTTACTACGGCTAAAGCGCGTACAAGGATCGATGCCGTATTGAAGAAATTCAGGAAAGAGATGGCCAAGAAAGGGGAAAATAAAGTAGTTGCGGCCTTGGAACATTCGGAGGTAGACGCAGGGATTCCCAATCAAGATAAATTAGCGGTCTATTATGGGTTCGCCAAGAGGGAAGAATTCTTTTTCGCTGTAGGAAAAGAGGAAATCGTCTTGCCCGAGAATGTAAAAAAGATATTAAAAGAAAAAACAGATAATGTTCTTTTCAAATATGTTAAGCAGGCATTAGGGGTAGTGAAAAATCAAAAGCCGGAAGAAAAGGCGGTTCCTATCGAAAAAATCAGATTCGACAAGACCAAACCGTATACTTTAAAAGAGGAAGCCTTTGAACGGAATTATGTAATAGCCGATTGCTGCAAGCCTATTCCGGGGGATGATGCTTTCGGATTCATTAATGATGACAATACGGTAATTGTCCATAAACGTTCTTGTCCGATCGGACTAAAATTGAAAAGCAGTTTCGGGGAACGTATTCTTACTACGGAATGGTCGAGTCATAAAAATGCCTCATTTGAAGCTACTTTAGAGATAAAAGGAATAGATTCTATCGGGGTACTGAATGATATTACCAAAACAATTTCAGATGATTTTTCCGTAAATATCCAACGTCTACTTATTGAAGCCAAGGACGGGGTATTCGACGGTAAAATCAAGATGTACGTACATGATGTGGAAGATATACAGAAAATGTGTGTAGCACTTTCTAAAATAAAGAACGTAAAAGCAGTAGGAAGGGTGGCCGATTAA
- a CDS encoding FKBP-type peptidyl-prolyl cis-trans isomerase yields the protein MKKILNIALWMICTLTLFACSDDDDEIVIDQVWKAENEEFINNLRKDGKYKHIIAPSQQDTIFYEVLEEGTGEQPLATATVEVFYKGSLINEKIFSSTRGFDTAEEDDDVSENWVLLSYSATYPTQYSGMVEGCAVALQNMKVGARWRIYVPWSLGYGAAGSSVYKVAIPGCSTLIYEVKLLNIVTQTSKAK from the coding sequence ATGAAGAAAATTTTGAATATAGCTTTATGGATGATATGTACGCTCACTTTGTTTGCGTGTAGCGATGATGACGATGAGATCGTAATCGATCAGGTCTGGAAAGCCGAAAACGAAGAATTTATTAATAATTTAAGGAAAGACGGTAAGTACAAACACATTATTGCTCCCAGCCAACAAGATACGATCTTTTATGAAGTATTGGAAGAGGGAACAGGCGAGCAACCTTTGGCGACTGCTACGGTAGAAGTATTTTATAAAGGCTCTTTAATCAATGAAAAGATTTTTAGTTCAACAAGAGGATTTGATACTGCTGAAGAAGATGACGATGTCTCGGAGAATTGGGTTTTATTGAGTTATTCTGCTACGTATCCTACTCAATATAGCGGGATGGTAGAAGGATGTGCTGTGGCTCTCCAAAATATGAAAGTAGGAGCTCGTTGGAGAATTTATGTCCCTTGGTCATTAGGTTATGGAGCTGCCGGGAGCAGTGTTTATAAGGTGGCCATTCCCGGCTGTTCTACTTTAATTTATGAAGTAAAATTATTAAATATCGTTACTCAAACTTCTAAGGCTAAGTGA
- a CDS encoding glycine--tRNA ligase, translating to MAQEDVFKRLVSHCKEYGFVFPSSEIYDGLGAVYDYGQYGVELKNNIKKYWWDSMVLLNENVVGLDSAIFMHPTIWKASGHVDAFNDPLIDNKDSKKRYRADVLIEDYLGKIEEKINKEVEKAAKRFGEAFDEAQFRSTNARVLEHQAKWDEVHARYSKAMNESDFEDLRQLILDCEIVCPISGTRNWTEVRQFNLMFSTEMGSTSDGAMKVYLRPETAQGIFVNFLNVQKTGRMKIPFGIAQIGKAFRNEIVARQFIFRMREFEQMEMQFFVRPGEELEWFKKWKATRLKWHKALGLGEEKYRYHDHEKLAHYANAATDIEFEMPFGFKEVEGIHSRTDFDLSSHEKFSGKKIQYFDPELNKSYTPYVIETSIGVDRMFLSVMAGSYDEEKLENGETRVVLKLPAALAPIKLAVLPLVKKDGLPEKAREIVDMLKFDFKCQYDEKDSIGKRYRRQDAIGTPYCITVDHQTLQDQCVTIRFRDTMEQERVSIESLQGIIAEKVSMKTLFKKLSE from the coding sequence ATGGCACAAGAAGATGTATTTAAGAGATTAGTTTCACACTGTAAAGAGTATGGATTCGTATTCCCCTCGTCGGAAATTTACGATGGATTGGGGGCTGTATATGATTACGGACAGTATGGCGTTGAACTGAAAAACAATATTAAAAAATACTGGTGGGATAGCATGGTACTACTGAATGAAAATGTAGTAGGTTTGGATTCTGCTATTTTTATGCATCCGACTATTTGGAAAGCTTCCGGCCATGTAGATGCATTTAACGATCCGTTGATTGATAACAAAGATTCGAAAAAACGTTATCGTGCCGATGTATTGATTGAAGATTATTTAGGTAAGATAGAAGAGAAAATAAATAAAGAGGTCGAAAAAGCTGCCAAACGTTTCGGCGAAGCTTTTGACGAAGCGCAATTCCGCTCCACGAATGCACGGGTTTTGGAACACCAAGCAAAATGGGATGAAGTGCATGCTCGGTATAGCAAAGCAATGAACGAATCTGATTTTGAAGATTTACGTCAACTTATTTTAGACTGCGAAATTGTTTGTCCTATTTCCGGAACCCGTAATTGGACGGAAGTACGCCAATTTAATTTGATGTTTTCTACGGAAATGGGCTCTACTTCCGACGGAGCGATGAAAGTATATCTTCGTCCGGAAACGGCGCAAGGTATTTTTGTTAATTTCCTGAATGTCCAGAAAACAGGCCGTATGAAGATTCCTTTCGGTATTGCCCAAATAGGGAAAGCTTTCCGGAATGAAATCGTAGCCCGTCAGTTTATATTCCGTATGCGTGAATTCGAACAAATGGAAATGCAGTTTTTTGTTCGTCCCGGTGAAGAACTGGAATGGTTCAAAAAATGGAAAGCAACCCGTTTGAAATGGCATAAGGCTTTAGGATTGGGAGAGGAAAAATATCGTTATCACGATCACGAAAAATTGGCGCATTATGCGAATGCCGCTACAGATATCGAGTTTGAGATGCCGTTTGGCTTTAAGGAAGTAGAAGGGATTCATTCTCGTACAGACTTTGACTTAAGTAGTCATGAAAAATTCTCAGGAAAGAAAATCCAGTATTTTGATCCGGAATTAAACAAGAGTTATACTCCCTATGTAATAGAAACATCTATTGGAGTAGATCGTATGTTCCTTAGTGTAATGGCAGGTTCGTATGACGAAGAAAAATTAGAAAACGGCGAAACCCGTGTCGTTTTAAAATTGCCTGCAGCACTCGCTCCTATCAAATTGGCCGTATTGCCTTTGGTAAAGAAAGACGGACTTCCCGAAAAAGCCCGTGAAATTGTAGATATGCTGAAATTTGATTTCAAATGCCAGTATGACGAAAAAGACTCTATCGGTAAACGTTACCGCCGTCAGGATGCTATCGGTACTCCTTATTGTATTACGGTAGACCATCAGACGTTGCAAGATCAATGCGTCACTATCCGTTTCCGGGATACGATGGAACAGGAACGTGTGTCTATTGAAAGTTTACAAGGCATTATTGCCGAGAAAGTTAGTATGAAAACATTATTTAAAAAATTAAGCGAATGA